GGCCACCTGACCGTCCTCACCCCCACCGGCACCGGCACCGCCACCGGCCGATTCCACGGCCGCGCCGGCTTCATGCCCCTACGCTCGCAACGCTGGCCCCTCCCCCGCCTGAACACCGACTACCGAAGCTCCTCAACCACCCTCGACCCCCGCCGGGTCCTCCGCACCTCCTACGGCGCCGACATCGCCATAGCGGCCCAACTCCCCCACGTGTACGCCACCCACGCCGACCAGGAGAACGGCGCCTTCCACCTCTCCCTCTGGTCCGACGACTCCGACGCACAGGTCCACTACTCCCCCCGCCACAAACGCGTGGCCGTCCTCCAACGAGGCCCCCACGACCTGTGGGACGAGGTAGAAGACGCCTACCTCCGCTGGGTCTCCTGGGGCACCCCCACCAAGGACCACTTCGGCATGACCGTCACCCCCGAAGGCCGGCACATCTGGCTCCACCACCCCGCCAACCCCATCACACCGCCACCCCAGTGCACCTCATACTTCTCGAATACCCATTTGGGAAACAAATCCACAACGGAGAGTAAGCGATCTTCTTGAACGTCTAGTACGGCAACCCCGATCCTTGGTCGTCACGAAGGACAAGGGGGTGTCATCGCACGGAAGCGACTGGCCGACTGGCTACGCAGAATATAAGGTTAAGCCGATACGAGGAGGCCGTGATGGATCCCAACGTCGCTGAACTGCTCGGCATCGACCTGAGCGACCCTGAGGTGCACCGCGAGAACGTTGCGATCGACCGCGACATGCGGCTCATCGAGCAACTGGTCCATCTGCGCAAGAAGCTAGGACTGACACAGACCCAGGTAGCCGAGCGGATGGGACGAAGTCAGGCCGCTGTGTCCGACTTCGAGCGTCTCGGTGGTGATCCCCACCTGTCCACCATTCGACGCTACGCTCTGGCTCTCGGTGCAACGGTCCATCACATCGTGCGGCAGGCATCGATGGAGGCATCGCCGACGCGTGCCACCCCGCCGACGATCCGTGTGACAAGCACCATGGGTAGCGTTTTCTCTGCGAGCCTGTGCAGTGGGACCACAACAAACGCATCCGCCGATCTGGTCAGATTGGGCGAGTAATGCAGGCATTCATCCTGCTATGTGACTCCGTGCAGCAAGATACGGCGACCGGAAAAGTGCACATGCTAGGCGCGGACTGGGCAGTCACAGGTCCTGCCATCACGCCTGCAGGTGTGGTCGTCTTCCTTCGCGGGGGCTTCCCCCATGAACGTGAACACCGATTTCAGGCGGCAGGCTTCAGGTTATCTGGCGTCTTCTCGTAGGCGATCGGGCTGAGCTGGCCGAGTTTGGAATGCCGCCGGACGGTGTTGTAGCGGGTGATCCAGCGGAAGACGGCCAGGCGGGCGGTGCGGGCGTCGGGCCAGTGGTGCGCGCCCTGCAACGTCTCGCGTTTCAGACTCGCGTTGAAGGACTCGGCGGCGGCGTTGTCGGCGCTGGTCCCGGCCGCGCCGCGCGAGCGGGTGACGCCGAGCCGGCTGCAGACCCGCGCGAACTCCCGCGAGCAGTACTGTGCCCCGTTGTCGCTGTGGAACACCGCGCCGTCCAGACGGCCGCCCCGGGTGTGCGCCGCGGCCTGCAGCGCGTCCACGACAAGCTCGGTGCGCATGTGATCGGCGATCGACCAGCCCGCCAGCCGGCGTGAGCACAAGTCCACCACGGTAGCCAGGTAGAGGAACCGGCCGCCACCGACGGGCAGGTAGGTGATGTCGCCGACGTAGCGGGTGTTCGGCAGCCCGGCGGAGAAGTCGCGCTGGATCAGGTCCGGCACGGGTGCCGCATCCGGCTCCGGGATGGTG
The window above is part of the Sphaerisporangium rubeum genome. Proteins encoded here:
- a CDS encoding helix-turn-helix domain-containing protein; translation: MDPNVAELLGIDLSDPEVHRENVAIDRDMRLIEQLVHLRKKLGLTQTQVAERMGRSQAAVSDFERLGGDPHLSTIRRYALALGATVHHIVRQASMEASPTRATPPTIRVTSTMGSVFSASLCSGTTTNASADLVRLGE